From a region of the Ammospiza nelsoni isolate bAmmNel1 chromosome 26, bAmmNel1.pri, whole genome shotgun sequence genome:
- the LOC132084393 gene encoding histone H2B.1, sperm-like, which produces MEPARPALHGPLAPEPPRAAEGCAWQSLRCLHRHRQKKKVAYSAHICRLLNQTCSMGHSCLVASLLAWLGSAQLLEVALEASRLSRYGRRSHLGHREVLLATKLVLLRELYKPPPGS; this is translated from the exons ATGGAGCCAGCACGCCCTGCCCTGCACGGCCCTTTGGCTCCCGAGCCCCCGAGGGCAGCAGAGGGATGTGCCTGGCAGAGCCTGCGCTGCCTCCACCGCCACCGGCAGAAGAAGAAAGTGGCTTATTCAGCCCATATCTGCCGGCTCCTGAACCAG ACGTGTTCCATGGGGCATTCCTGCCTGGTGGCCTCgctgctggcctggctgggcagtgcccagctcctggaggtGGCCCTGGAGGCCTCCAGGCTGTCCCGTTATGGCAGGAGGAGCCACCTCGGCCACCGTGAGGTGCTGCTGGCCACCAAGCTGGTGCTGCTGCGTGAGCTCTACAAACCTCCCCCGGGATCCTGA